One genomic region from Phragmites australis chromosome 1, lpPhrAust1.1, whole genome shotgun sequence encodes:
- the LOC133883858 gene encoding putative cyclin-dependent kinase F-2 → MALTKRPPSRSECCSFAAMRRRGAGAQAATVPSAPKLNPPVSSTSAPKTRDAYGPRGVPTYAAGARNDVQIGSLESYKLFDKTGKGAFGVVRKALHSSTGEEVAIKSVRAGGEALLREAALLAACVGNPAVVELREVACGAEMDDLHLVMEFVGPSLHDVMRARRRRGMPFTESEARRVMRRLLGGVEMMHRQGVMHCDLKPGNVLVGGEDARGRVLKICDLGLAKFLAALPRDTPTHQLGGTLWYMAPEQLLGDNDCVAPVDLWSLGCLMAELVAGEPLFQEENVFKQVGEIVRLLGVPDEVSLMPLGVSASTPIQLRDAVPEERLSQAGFDVLRGLLEFDPKDRLTAAAALQMPWFAVEDEDAPSPARP, encoded by the coding sequence ATGGCCCTCACGAAGCGGCCTCCGTCGCGATCGGAATGCTGCTCCTTCGCCGCAATGCGTCGTCGTGGAGCCGGAGCACAGGCAGCGACCGTTCCCTCCGCCCCGAAGTTGAATCCACCTGTGTCGTCGACTAGCGCCCCAAAGACGAGGGACGCGTACGGTCCACGCGGGGTTCCGACATATGCCGCAGGAGCAAGAAACGACGTGCAGATAGGAAGCCTCGAGTCCTACAAGCTGTTCGACAAGACCGGCAAGGGGGCGTTCGGCGTCGTGCGGAAGGCGCTCCACAGCAGCACCGGCGAGGAGGTCGCGATAAAGTCAGTGCGCGCCGGCGGGGAGGCCCTGCTGCGGGAGGCCGCGCTGCTCGCGGCGTGCGTCGGCAACCCCGCCGTGGTGGAGCTCCGAGAGGTGGCGTGCGGCGCGGAGATGGACGATCTCCACCTCGTCATGGAGTTCGTCGGGCCCAGCCTGCACGACGTCATGagagcgcgccgccgccgcggcatgCCGTTCACGGAGTCGGAGGCGCGGCGCGTGATGAGGCGGCTACTGGGCGGCGTGGAGATGATGCACAGGCAAGGCGTCATGCACTGCGACCTAAAGCCCGGGAACGTGCTCGTCGGCGGGGAGGATGCTCGGGGTCGGGTCTTAAAGATCTGCGACCTCGGGCTCGCCAAGTTCTTGGCCGCGCTGCCGCGGGACACGCCCACCCATCAGCTCGGGGGCACCCTCTGGTATATGGCGCCGGAGCAGCTCCTGGGAGACAACGACTGCGTTGCGCCCGTGGACCTGTGGTCGCTCGGGTGCCTCATGGCGGAGCTCGTCGCGGGGGAGCCGCTCTTCCAGGAGGAGAACGTGTTCAAGCAGGTAGGCGAGATCGTCCGCCTCCTCGGAGTCCCCGACGAGGTGTCGTTGATGCCGCTGGGTGTGTCGGCCTCGACGCCAATCCAGCTGCGGGACGCGGTGCCGGAGGAGCGTCTGTCGCAGGCGGGCTTCGACGTCCTGCGCGGCCTGCTGGAGTTCGACCCCAAGGACAGGCTCACTGCGGCGGCCGCACTCCAGATGCCATGGTTTGCGGTGGAGGATGAAGACGCTCCATCACCAGCACGGCCGTGA
- the LOC133914163 gene encoding uncharacterized protein LOC133914163, giving the protein MLLALFGGYLTVASPPPPLLSAAAAPRPSARPPAPLPARLRPATRLVARRPAGPGEALSAAAAEEDEGEEGFPRWEGGNGEEDYDHDPEIGDIMGDYFDDPKKAQTRMEERVRKKRHKIVQAKTGSPNPMKVVFKKFDFSNSYIWFEFYNALLPKDVKLISDALRSWHIVGRLGGCNSMNMQLSQLPLDCKRPSYDALEGANVTPTSFYNIGDLEVQDNLARVWVDIGIHEPLLLDILFNALTTISSDHVGIKQVQCGGLEFESWNENLNTEEAGYSVRKI; this is encoded by the exons ATGCTCCTTGCCCTCTTCGGCGGCTACCTGACGGtggcctccccgccgccgcctttGCTCTCAGCCGCAGCAGCCCCGAGGCCGAGCGCGCGCCCTCCGGCTCCCCTCCCAGCTCGTCTCAGGCCCGCGACCCGCCTCGTTGCCCGACGGCCCGCGGGGCCCGGGGAGGCGTTGAGCGCGGCAGCcgcggaggaggacgagggcgAGGAGGGGTTCCCGAGGTGGGAGGGCGGCAACGGTGAGGAGGACTACGACCATGACCCCGAGATCGGAGACATTATGGGGGACTACTTCGACGACCCCAAGAAGGCCCAGACCCGC ATGGAGGAGAGGGTAAGGAAGAAGCGTCACAAGATCGTGCAGGCCAAGACCGGTTCGCCCAACCCCATGAAGGTCGTCTTTAAGAA ATTTGACTTCTCCAACTCGTATATATGGTTTGAGTTCTACAATGCTCTGTTGCCAAAAGATGTGAAATTAATTTCTGAT GCTCTGCGATCATGGCATATAGTTGGGCGCCTTGGTGGCTGCAATTCTATGAATATGCAG TTATCACAGTTGCCTTTAGATTGTAAAAGACCAAGTTATGATGCTCTTGAAGGAGCAAACGTCACCCCAACATCCTTTTACAACATTGGTGATCTTGAGGTTCAAGATAATCTAGCACGTGTATG GGTAGACATTGGTATTCATGAACCATTGCTTTTGGACATCCTGTTTAATGCCTTAACGACAATAAGTTCAGA TCATGTTGGTATTAAGCAAGTACAATGTGGAGGTTTAGAGTTTGAGAGCTGGAATGAGAACTTGAATACGGAAGAAGCTGGATATAGTGTGCGCAAAATTTAG
- the LOC133914172 gene encoding zinc protease PQQL-like: MDLLPPPTDAPAGVPAAGAPGRGLRRGVGFRSLKLVSVAMDEPLPADPVGAAYGRLANGLTYYVRSNPKPRMRAALSLAVKVGSVVEEEDERGVAHIVEHLAFSATSRYTNHDIVKFLESIGAEFGACQNALTSSDETIYELLVPVDKPGLLSQAISILAEFSSEVRVSAEDLEKERGAVLEEYRGGRNATGRMQDSHWSLLFEGSKYAERLPIGTEKVIRTVTHETVKRFYKKWYHLSNMAVFAVGDFPDTQAVVELIKEHFGQKAPASLPPPVIPEFPVPSHEEPRFSCFVESEAAGSAVVISCKMPAGGIKTVKDYRDSLAESMFHCAINQRLFKISRRKDPPYFSCSSAADALVHPVKAYIMTSSCRERGTVEALEAMLLEVARVRLHGFSDREISIVRALMMSEIESAYLERDQMQSTSLRDEFLQHFLREEPVVGIEYEAQLQKTLLPYISSAEVAKFAENFSTASSCVIKIVEPRAHASLEGLKAVVLKVNSLEEEKSIPPWDEEQIPEEIVAQTPEPGSVIDKVEHPGIGATEMILSNGMRVCYKYTDFLDDQVIFTGFAYGGLSQLSEAEYTSCSMGSTIAGEIGTFGYRPSVLMDMLAGKRAEVGTKIGAYMRTFSGDCSPSDLETALQLVYQLFTTNVEPREEEVKIVMQMAEEAIYAQERDPYTAFANRVREINYGNSYFFKPIRISDLKKVDPIRACEYFNNCFKDPSAFTVVIVGKIDPAISLPLILQYLGGIPKVQDMVQPLSRDDLRGLPFKFPATIIREVVHSPMVEAQCFVQLGFPVLLKNTMMTEDIHYVGFLSKLLETKIMQVLRFKYGQIYSVNVAVFLGGNKPSRTGDVRGDISVNFSCDPDISSKLVDFVLEEISYLQAEGPSEEDVLTILEIEQRAHENGLQENYFWLDRILRSYQSRLFSGDIGSTFEFQEEGRTKVREALTPQTMQLALQRVLPFPCRNQYTVVILMPKSSCLASMKSLLSWSSSGISRDAKILAGIAAALVLAVSLWRYSRSGLRS, encoded by the exons ATGGATCTGCTCCCGCCGCCGACGGACGCGCCGGCTGGCGTCCCCGCCGCGGGGGCTCCCGGCCGGGGACTGCGGCGCGGGGTGGGGTTCCGGTCGCTCAAGCTGGTCAGCGTCGCCATGGACGAGCCGCTCCCGGCGGACCCCGTCGGCGCCGCTTACGGCCGCCTCGCCAACGGCCTCACCTACTACGTCCGCTCTAACCCCAAGCCCCGCATGCGCGCCGCGCTCTCGCTCGCCGTCAAGGTCGG gtcggtggtggaggaggaggacgagcgcGGGGTGGCGCACATCGTCGAGCACCTCGCTTTCAGCGCCACATCGCGATACACCAACCACGACATCGTCAAGTTCCTCGAGAGCATCGGGGCCGAGTTCGGCGCCTGCCAGAACGCGCTTACCTCATCCGACGAGACCATCTACGAACTGCTCGTGCCAGTCGACAAGCCCGGTCTGCTCTCTCAAGCCATCTCCATCCTCGCCGAGTTCAGCTCAGAG GTTCGGGTGTCGGCTGAGGATCTGGAGAAAGAGAGGGGTGCTGTGCTGGAGGAGTACAGGGGTGGACGCAATGCCACGGGGCGGATGCAGGACTCCCACTGGTCACTGTTGTTTGAAGGTTCTAAG TATGCAGAACGCCTGCCAATTGGTACTGAGAAGGTGATACGAACTGTTACACATGAGACTGTTAAGCGGTTCTATAAGAAGtggtaccatctaagcaataTGGCTGTCTTTGCAGTGGGAGACTTCCCAGATACACAG GCTGTCGTTGAGTTGATAAAGGAGCATTTTGGGCAGAAAGCCCCAGCTTCCCTCCCTCCACCGGTTATACCAGAATTTCCAGTTCCATCGCATGAGGAACCTCGCTTTTCATGCTTTGTGGAATCCGAAGCTGCAGGG TCAGCTGTCGTTATCAGCTGCAAGATGCCTGCTGGTGGAATTAAAACAGTTAAGGACTACAGGGATTCACTGGCAGAGTCAATGTTTCATTGTGCAATAAACCAGAGGCTCTTCAAAATATCTCGTAGGAAGGATCCTCCATACTTCTCTTGTTCTTCAGCTGCAGATGCTCTCGTCCATCCAGTAAAGGCTTATATTATGACATCCAGTTGTCGCGAAAGGGGAACAGTTGAAGCTCTTGAGGCCATGCTTCTTGAG GTTGCTAGGGTACGGCTCCATGGATTTTCTGACCGTGAGATATCCATTGTACGCGCTTTAATGATGTCAGAGATCGAGTCTGCATATCTGGAGCGTGATCAAATGCAATCGACCAGCCTGCGGGACGAGTTTCTGCAG CATTTTCTTCGTGAGGAGCCCGTTGTTGGGATTGAATACGAAGCACAGTTGCAGAAGACTCTTCTTCCTT ATATTTCTTCTGCGGAAGTGGCAAAGTTTGCAGAAAACTTTTCAACAGCAAGCAGCTGTGTTATCAAGATAGTCGAACCTCGAGCTCATGCTTCTTTGGAGGGTCTGAAAGCAGTTGTATTGAAAGTCAACAGCCTGGAAGAAGAAAAGTCTATTCCACCATGGGATGAAGAGCAAATCCCAGAAGAAATTGTTGCCCAAACTCCAGAGCCAGG GAGTGTTATTGATAAAGTGGAACACCCAGGCATAGGTGCCACTGAGATGATACTTTCAAATGGCATGCGGGTTTGTTACAAGTATACTGACTTTCTTGATGATCAG GTTATTTTTACTGGGTTTGCCTATGGTGGTCTGTCTCAATTGTCTGAAGCCGAGTATACTTCATGCTCAATGGGTTCAACCATAGCAGGAGAAATTGGCACTTTTGGCTATAGACCTTCTGTTTTGATGGACATGCTTGCTGGCAAGAGAGCTGAAGTTGGTACAAAAATTGGGGCCTACATGAGAACATTTTCAGGCGATTGCTCACCTTCAGACCTTGAGACTGCTTTGCAG CTCGTTTATCAATTGTTTACAACAAACGTGGAGCCAAGAGAGGAAGAAGTAAAAATAGTGATGCAGATGGCGGAGGAAGCAATCTATGCTCAGGAGAGGGATCCTTACACTGCATTTGCAAATCGTGTTCGGGAAATAAATTATGGGAACTCATACTTTTTTAAG CCAATTAGAATAAGTGACTTGAAGAAGGTGGATCCAATCAGAGCATGTGAATATTTCAACAATTGTTTTAAGGATCCATCAGCTTTTACTGTTGTAATAGTTGGAAAAATAGACCCAGCTATCTCACTTCCACTGATTTTACAGTACTTG GGTGGGATACCTAAGGTACAGGATATGGTTCAACCACTTAGTCGTGACGATCTAAGAGGATTGCCATTCAAGTTTCCTGCAACCATCATAAG AGAAGTTGTCCACAGCCCTATGGTTGAAGCGCAGTGCTTTGTGCAACTAGGATTTCCTGTGCTTCTAAAGAACACAATGATG ACAGAAGATATTCACTATGTTGGGTTTCttagtaaacttctggaaacaaAAATCATGCAAGTGCTTCGCTTCAAATATGGGCAG ATCTACTCTGTTAATGTAGCTGTCTTCTTGGGTGGCAACAAACCTTCAAGAACTGGAGATGTTCGTGGAGACATAAGTGTGAATTTCTCATGTGATCCAGACATATCATCTAAACTG GTTGATTTTGTTCTGGAGGAGATATCGTACCTACAGGCTGAAGGTCCTTCTGAAGAAGATGTTTTGACCATCCTGGAAATTGAACAAAGAGCTCATGAAAATGGATTACAG GAGAATTACTTTTGGTTGGATCGAATTCTGCGGAGCTATCAATCAAGGCTTTTTTCTGGAGATATTGGATCCACCTTTGAG TTCCAGGAGGAGGGGCGTACAAAAGTCAGGGAGGCTTTGACACCGCAGACCATGCAATTGGCCTTGCAAAGAGTTCTGCCTTTCCCTTGCAGAAATCAGTACACCGTGGTTATTCTTATGCCGAAGTCATCCTGTTTGGCATCGATGAAGTCATTGCTTAGTTGGAGCTCCAGCGGCATTAGCAGAGATGCCAAG ATTCTTGCTGGCATAGCTGCCGCACTGGTCTTGGCAGTTAGCTTGTGGAGATATTCTCGTAGCGGGCTGCGATCATAG
- the LOC133914183 gene encoding uncharacterized protein LOC133914183: MACLHDHSCEDHNCAADWSLFNHIDIPKVVALNESVPGSVKSVFKPWEQRLDTSGGFLESNEGDPELLIFIPFTSDVKIKSISIVGGADGTSPSRMRAFINREGIDFSDAQNMQPVQEWELAENLQGVLEYQTRYSRFQGVANLTLHFSDNFGGDTTKIYYIGLRGEATQNKRDVVATIVYEVMPNPSDHKTKSETGGGFSHVE; this comes from the exons ATGGCGTGCCTGCACGATCACAGCTGCGAGGATCACAACTGCGCCGCCGACTGGTCGCTCTTCAACCACATCGACATCCCCAAG GTGGTGGCTCTGAACGAGTCTGTGCCCGGGAGCGTCAAGTCGGTCTTCAAGCCGTGGGAGCAGCGCCTCGACACCTCGGGG GGTTTTCTGGAGAGTAATGAGGGTGACCCTGAGCTACTTATTTTCATCCC GTTCACATCGGATGTTAAGATCAAGAGCATTTCTATTGTTGGTGGAGCTGATGGAACAAGCCCTTCAAGAATGAGAGC GTTCATCAATAGAGAAGGTATTGACTTCTCTGATGCTCAAAACATGCAGCCTGTGCAG GAATGGGAGTTAGCAGAGAACTTGCAAGGAGTTCTTGAGTACCAAACAAG ATATTCAAGGTTCCAAGGTGTGGCTAACCTAACGCTGCATTTTTCTGATAACTTTGGTGGCGATACAACTAAGATTTACTACATTGGGCTACGTGGTGAAGCTACTCAG AACAAAAGGGACGTTGTGGCGACAATTGTGTATGAAGTAATGCCCAACCCTTCTGATCACAA AACAAAATCTGAGACTGGAGGTGGTTTCTCGCATGTTGAGTAG